Part of the Scylla paramamosain isolate STU-SP2022 chromosome 15, ASM3559412v1, whole genome shotgun sequence genome, tgtgtgtgtgtgtgtgtgtgttttgtgataaAATGCGTGGGTTCTAATTTTGAACTGGTCGGCAGATCATAACAGGACTGAAGCACCGCCAGAACTGTCTGTTGGAGTCCCCTACAGGGTCTGGCAAGTCCTTGGCATTGCTGTGCTCTACACTCGCATGGCAACGTGAACAAACAGGTGagaatgttttttatttatctattgatttaatttaattttttatttatcttatttattcatttatgtattttttttacaaagggAGACTCTTAAAGAGCTCAGAAACTACtgccactaccatcatcatcatcatcattttcacgaCCTCAATTTTTAGAGATTTCATACATGTATTGGATTGCAATGCATGTATTGCAATCCAGTacatgtattgtatttattattattattattggtatttattattattattgagggAAAAATCCTCCTGAAAAGAAGAGGTAATATTGTTTGTAAGATTATTTCATTGGTAGATTTTGCATGAAAGATCTTTATTTAAACATTGTGATTGTAATTTTGTACTTGTTAAGCTTTTGAAGTAGAGTGTTAGACATTAAACCAGTTTGTGGACATTGCTGATGGAAgtaattgttttccttttgttaaaTTTGGTGCAATTTTGTCCTTTAATGTGCTCATACTTGGcctcattatttattatgttcatGCAGTGAAGAGACATAGCATAGTATAGCAGCATGCAGGATGAACTTTCATTGCCCAGCTGCTGTGCTTAATTGGCTGCATTATTGTGCACAGTAGGTAAGATGCATGGTAGCCGAAGTAAACAATTGTTGGTAATAATTTGAATTGGTTAATAGGTGACCATTCTAGCTTCATTTCCTGCCTATTGCATCTCTATATacatttccttaaaaaaaaaaaaaatgctttaacTGATTTTGCtcttttgttggccttggctgGTGCTCCTCttccataagaaaaaaaaataaaaaaatagataagataaaaataaaaaaagacgtaTTTTGAACAACAACCTTATAAACCATAAATGGATAACTTAAAAACTATCACAGCAAATTAACAACTTGAAAAGCTAACACAATTACTTCCTCAGTTAAAACGTCTTTCATTATTACTCATTATTACTCATAAGGATATGTGCACTTGACAGAATAGGCCTGACCTGTTACTGAGCGTAGATGGGCAACGACTTATCACTAATGAGCTGCAGCATTCAGCATCACCTGGGTAATTCAGAAATGCAGATGCACCCAGGTTTTGTGTGCATAAGGATGGCAGTGTTTGGGGTTTGCATGAtacaagtagtagtaaaggGCAATAGTGGAATGCATGATAGCCGGAGGTTTGAGTGTATCTCATGCAGTAATGTCTATTTATCTCACTCTGTCCTTTGTCAGTCCATACTTAAggttagattatttttttcttgaaatgGCTATCACCATCAGAAGGTAATAACAACATTTAAATGTgtttataggtaacaagattgattgattgtagatgaataaatagatcaCTCAGtaaatctatttatctatatactaGGCCAGCAATCCTGCATGAAGAGGCccaacaaagcaccacacactcatgcacacaaTCATTCACACTCTAAACCCTATACCCcatggtggaaagggatagtcttgTGGACAGACAACCTTACTTTATCTATCCATTGACTTGCAGGATTGTCCtttcattaaatatataaataaaaatgaaaagtatgTACATTGGTagaaaatattataaataaatgaaagaacatgCATCATTATAATAAATTATTAGTACTTtggcagaagagaagaaagcttTAGGTGGAAAAGGGATATTTGCGGAGTGGAGAGGAGTGGTTGCTTGTGACAGGAATGGATGGAGAGCAGATGTGAATGGCGACCATAAATGCAAGGTTATTTCACATCTGATCCTATTATTAGACTGTGGAGGGAATCATTTAGGTCTGGTACAGTAGCGTAAATCAGTTCTGGTGTTGTATCCTGATACAGAAAATATTTGATACGTTGTGCAACTGACTTTGATGAAGATTAATCCTCTCCTTCCTGGAGGATTAGAGACTAAGATGCTTCTTAATGTTTGTATGTAGGTGCCTTTTCTTGACTATCCTCTTTGAAAAGGGATGACAGCTTGGTATAAAGATagatttgtcttctttttctccataatagTAACCAGTAGTTACTAGACTAGACTAGATAGATATGGAACTGAATCATCCAGGATTTAAATTTCACTGATTCATATATAGATTTATGAATGCAGGGTTCAGCTTTTTAGAGAAATATGTTGTTTAATTTAGGAAAATTTTCTTATGGATAATAATGTCATAGCAACATTGGATATTTGTTGTGAAATGGGATTGCAGTGTTGTAAGGCCACTTTACCAAAGAAAGTACTTaactttgcatttattgttgAAGTGAAGCACAGAAAGGTTTGTATAGGATAGAGTAAATTGAATGAATTTGTTTTTCGAGGGGCATAGCATAGAGTACATATTTGGGATACCAACCATGCTGAAGCAGTTGAGGTAAAAAGTGCCAGGTCCATTCTAGTGTTAGTTGTAGAAGTTGTAGAAGAGCCTTATGGTATTAGATTGCTGcataagattagaaaaaaactataaatCTAATTGAGGCATACAAATAGTGCCTTTATTTTCCACACAATTCTTTAAGGCAAACAGTGCATAAATGTACTGAGATCTTCCTTTGTAGACAAATCATGCTACTGCATATGAGTCAACTTGTAGGTGCTGTTCCTGAGACTTGAAGATTTAGCATATGTTCTGGCAAAGCACAGTTATGACATATGAATGGTAATGcaaaaaattgtgtgttttaagtgggTGAGGTTTGATATGTACATTATTTTCACTGTAATATTATTTCACTTTTCATGATTTCATGCTTTTAGTGTCCATTTTGGTAAATCTTTGATTCATTTCTTTAATGTGTTACTATTGagatatctttatttctttgggGAAGTTatactttattattttgttaagaTGTCTTCCCTTTCTAAACTTCATGTGATCCCTCAAGTGTCCAGCTTCTCTACATTCCTACAGCATTAGATCTTTTATATGGATGGatgaaaatacttctttttgacAAGTGAAAAACTGAAAGGGCTGGAATAAGAATAAATTTGTTGAAAAATAATGTTGGGTGTGTAGGGTCTAGtaataaagaatgaaatgatGCTGTGAAGAAGGTAAATATTCAAAATTGTCTAACAACAGAATGCCCTACAAAATGGCCATGTCAAGAATGTATAGGATGAGTAATGAAGGGATCATGCAGGTAATTATGTACCATTGTAATTTGATATTAATTTGATTACTAATCACTTCCTTGTGGTTTGCAGCCTTACAATGATTTTTGGTCTTTATTTTGATTTAATATGTAAATATTTTGGAATATAAATTCTTTGCTTTGTATAATATGCATATTTTTACCATTCACCAAAATTTGCAAGTGGTGCTGGAAGTATGTGGTAATGCAAAGAGTTCCCATTTACTGATCAGATAAAGTGCTTCAAAAATATTTTGTATTTGATACTGAATTGATAGATGATATCCAAGTGGAATTAATTTATTAGATTCCTCtaaataatgatcttttttGTCTTAAAACTTTATATTTTGATTGATGCCATACAAGCTAGACATATAAGTAAATCTAATTTGTATTGTGAGCTTGTTTTATGTACAGACATTTAAAGTCTTGTATTAACAGCATGAAAATCAAGGTAGACATACTGTAGATAAAGAGCCTTTTATTGTTATGAATACATGGTTTATTTTCTTACcatcacataattaataatttttttctatcacaGTCTTTTTCTCAcacattttaatgttttctgtcATTGTTTACAGTAATTCACAAGAGGTGCTGGTAAGTCATATAATCAggaattattttttcataatttcttatTTGATTTTCCTTTGATAATGGTTCTGGTGGCCTTAGAtttgtattttgcatgaatcTGCTGAAACACTTGTATAACTGTTATGAACAGCATTTGTAAGTTCCAGGGGAACCACACACTACTTGGAAAAGTATTCTGCTCTTGAGAGGGCTGTCATTATATCTGCCTTATAGTCATTCTCTGGAAAGTAGTTCACAAGTGATAGCAATGAAGATTTAGCACTGTGTCTTGTTGTTAAATTGTGATTTCCAACTTTATAAaattaacactgaaagaagaatgatgtaattaaaattatttaatatATAAGTATTTGAATATTATGTAAATTAAAATAATTgtttaaatataaatattctttttaGGTATGTGCAAGTTGTGCTTGTTGATGCTGTTGAAGAAAAGGTAAGccaaatttaatgttttttttattttctttattctgaaTTAGTTTTTAATTTAGTTTAAGCAAGGAGATGATGAATGTCTTgcaggaaaggagacaaaggcTGAATCACAAAGAAATGCATCAAATTGTCTTTCATGAGCAGTGCTGGTTATTTAATGCTTCTCATTCATTTCCTGTTATGCAAGTTGAGGGTTATGGCCTCCGCTTAGAGTGTCGGCTGAAAAATGGGGTTATCCAATTCATGACGCCACACCTGCCTCATTGTGAGAATAGAAATGCATAGGAAGGATTCCTCAGTCCCCTCACTTGATTACCTTTGAGTTTCCTAATGACCACATGCATGGAATACAGTGTTGGCATTTTTCTGTCCTAGGTACAGAGATAGTAGGTGGTAGAATGATAGATATAGGGGTATAGAGAGGTTGATGGATGGGTAAATAGATAGCAGATATCCATAGTTAATACTCTACaactttaagagagagagagagagagagagagagagagagagagagagagagagagagagtgagagagagtgagagagagagagagagagagagagagagagagagagagagagagagagagagagagagagagagagagagataataacatAAAAGTAATGTACACTTGTAGATTCTCAGGGTATGTAAAGTTAATATGAAAGTGTTTGGTATCATAAATCTCTCTTCTCATGATAGTCTTTGTTGAACACTGTGAATACACTCCCTTCTTCGCTCCCAAGTTCCCACCTGACACAGCGAGCCATGCGTTCCACAATCTTTCACTCTGTGGTAAATATTTTGCAGTCCTTTTCAGGTGCATTTTTCATATCTTTCAACCGTTTCCCACTCATCAGGgttttcacctcctccacccaaCTTGGCATCAATGAGAGCGGTTCATTTGATCTAGTGTGAATAATAAAAGGGAGGTGAAGGCTTGCTTATGTACTTTATCGTTCCCTCCCGCGGCTGAtcccattctcctttccttttgaaTTAGCCGGGAGGGTTCATGGGTTGGGTCTGAGGTCTTTTCAATGGGTAGGGCTGCCTTTCTTTTTGATCACTGGTTTTGTGGCTCGGTACAATTGAGAAATGGGTGAACTTTGCCAGATCAAGTTTCTTACCCTTATTAGTTATTGGTAGTTGTACTTTGTGTATGTGGTAGAAAGTATGAGAcagtatttatattttctttgccagaatgtaattttttttggggggaaaatTCTCTTGAGGCATCAAGTGGGAGGGTTGTAGGATGATTGTAGGAGTGGTAGGTATTTATAGCGTAAATGAGGTATAAAAGACCAACTTACACCTTAACCCTAATTATCAAAAGGTTTTTGGGAAGGGGGATGACTATATCAGAAGTCCTGGTAAGTGACACTTGAGTGAGAGCACCCTCTCCACTGCACACAGAGGTGGTCAGCCCATTCCAAAAGGCTATTCACTCTAAACCACTAATTTATAAGTTTTGAATAAAAATATTCCACGTAATTAAGTCAATACGTGCTTCTTTCTGTGTGGCTCCAGTTTCTCAGCAGAGGCACTTACCTAGACTCTGCCTTTTGACCCGTTAAAATTAGTGTGCCGAAGGATGCCGTGCTGCTGCAGTATGAGCCTTGCTGTAGGGAATCACTGGGACTATTTTGAGATGACCCTTTACACATCTCTGCATTTCTAATTCatcattaattatttaattgGGAAAAGTGGGCCTTTCATAGCTGTGAAATGAAGGGGCAAGAGAGGATATCAAAGTGGGATCCCTCTGTTTCCATCCAATGTGCACATTAGtgccttctcttcccccctcaTTCAAGGCTcataataaattttaaaaaggagattttttgatcttgttgagtCTGTACTAGCCAGGCCCAGAGGCAGCAAatcaaagaagagggaaaaaaaaagtgtgctaAATGTGTATACATACTTTTGTATGCATTTATAAAAAGACATCtgcattctttcctttattttctgctctcatataaaggattttttcctttatatctgttctgtgattctctctctctctctctctctctctctctctctctctctctctctctctctctctctctctctctctctctctctctctctctctctctctctctctctctctctctctctctctctctctctctctctctctctctctctctctctctctctctctctctctctctctctctctcacacacacacacacacacacacacacacacacacacacacacacacacacacacacacacacacacacacacacacacacacacacacacacacacacacacacacacacacacacatttttttctactttaaacATTATAGTTGCATAGTGCAGGTTTGTTCCTAATGAGTGCAAAAGATGCTGCCACTACTGGGCTGTTACAGACACACAGTGTGACCCAACAATGCAATCAGAGATGAAGGGGGGCAGGGTGGAGTGTGAGGAGTTCAAGTGGACCGAGGGAGGGAGCCCCACCCACCAAACACTCGGGGAACAATACACCCACATACACAACAAGTGAGATGTTCTAAACTTGCTCTATTGATTTCACTTCTCACACACCCTCAATAGAATCCATTCAGACCAACTCCCAAATTagctctcatttccttctcctttacaaCACCTCCATACCTCCATGAAAAAGAACCCACACAAGGCACCTACAGCCCTTCTCCCTAATTTCAGAAATATTTCCCAATTGAGGCATCTAAATGCAGCCCTTCTTTCATGGTAGAAACAATAGGGCTTTTGTTGGCCATCTTCCTGGTGTGTACCTGTGCTGGAAATTATGGCAGTTAACTCTCCTTTGACAGTGCTGGCCTTaggttttgtttaattttattagGTATCTCTCTTGCCACATAATTTAATGGACAGCCAGATTAATTTGAAGATCACAAACAGAATTGAAATGAATTACATTTGCATATTTTAGGATTGAGTTTGCATTTATATATGAAAGTACATACATACTGAATAGGAGTTATGAAGGTTATTGATAAATATTGGATTTGTGTTGTTTGGTTTGTAGTTCAATTGAATATGACATGCTCATATTTGatagatgaagagaaaacagtattgttgtttcattgttttcaagTTTTAATGTGAGAATCAAAATATTGTAAAATTTAGGTGAATACCAAGCAATTAAAGACATGTAGCTTATTCTTTATCATATcagttttgtgtttgtgtatgtgaataGTGATGAGCTCTTCCTGTTTGAAGAGTAACACAAAAATTgtcacttccttcatttgtcAATCTGTGTGACTCCCACATGGAGGAGAACCAAGGCAGGACAACATGTGTCAggctgagagggagaatgagtggagagtgaggggagggaaggagtggctgtGGGTAAAGGGGCTGTTCCCACCAGGCCCACCCCaggaggccacagagatgctttGTTCGCCTCAGGAAATGTCCCTTTCCCAACCAATCACGACTAATACGCAGAAGGTACAATTTCAGCGGGTCTAATCAAGGCAAGCCAGACTTCCCAACCTTGGTGGGCTGGGGCAAGGCAGTAACTCAAGGCGAGGTGCTTGTTGTGTCAGTAGGTGGGTTCCCCTTCCCCATGGTGGGATGATTAAGGTGTGTGCAGGACAGCTCAACCTCACAGCTGGCCCTCACCATTATCTCCAGCTCCGGGTGGCCTCATCACTGCGATTATGGATTTCCTCTTGATTCACGATCATTGCCAGgctctgaatttttttttcttttttattcctttttttctgatggAATGTGTGATTTGTTTTGACAttatattttacacacacacacacacacacacacacacacacacacacacacacacacacacacacacacacacacacacacacacacacacacacacacacacacacacacacacacacacacacacacacacacacacacacacacacacacacacacactataaatatGATGACACTCAGTATATGTATGGacattatatatgtatgtgaaaTATGTGATTGGAGTTATTTAATGTTCCTTGTCATCATTTTACCAAGTACtgtcagactttttttttatttatttatttatttattttattttttttattagcctAGATTATCATTAGGCACTCAAGTTTTCTGTATGGGTGAACAGTTTGGTTTGCCTTTATTGCCTCTTTGGTTCAGTGTCCAAAATTAAGTTCTGTTCTCGGTAGTTATTCCCAGGCAAGGAGTTGAGTTGATTTAACATTTAGTTCCATCTACCTCTGATGCCTGTGCCTTAgacctattgttttttttatttggtggtggtggtggtggtggtggtggtggtggtggtggcagtggtgatgatgatgatgatggtggtggcaggggtgatgatgatgatgatggtggtggtggtggtggtggtggtggtggtggtggtagtagttatcATGGGGTGGTGGAGATAGTGATAAAAAATTagataataatgtaataagaaaataaatattttgatttCCTTATTATCAGATAATAAGAAATCattttatcatcaccaccaccaccaccaccaccaccaccaccaccaccaccactactgtttaGACATAACAGAACTATAGAGTAAATAGTAAAGAAAGCAACtggtagactctctctctctctctctctctctctctctctctctctctctctctctctctctctctctctctctctctctctctctctctctctctctctctctctctctctctctctctctctctctctctctctctctctctctctctcaacattattGATTCCATACATGaattttgtctattttctctatttattttccatttgataaacattactattattgcagTCTGACCgtggtaatggaggaggaagttatAAGTGATCTGTCACTGAGGGAAATCTGGCACACAGAATGTTCCTCTTGAGAATCCCATAGAAAGAAATGCTTGTGAAGAATGAATGGGAATTGATTGGCAGAGCGTGTAAGGAGGAAGTCTCGGCTGGAGGCTGTCATagatgaattattattattattattattattgttgttgttgttgttgttgttgttgttgttgttgttgttgttgttgttgttgttgttgttgttattgatcaAATTATGGGGCTCAATAACAAGATCTAGCTCTGGCCAGGgctaatagagagagagagagagagagagagagagagagagagagagagaaagagagagagagagagatacaaatgaATGATCCCACCTAGAAATTGCCTCAAAAGAATCGAACTTGCCGCCTGTAGGCCACAAACCGGACACAACGATAAATACACGACCCCCAAACATATGCGTAGATAAATTTGTAGCGAAAAGAAGACTTTATAATGCGTGATATGAAatgactatattctgaaacactactgcacctcaccaccacttctttcaagaggttctagttgaagtgacaccgatttttcagggtgtttttgATGGTtatagtgaaagattaacaagacattattaacaggagaaacactcttgagaacccggctaatcatcgcTGTGACTCTTGAAAATAgtcatagtgagagagagagaaaaagcgtttctgaatgtatgggcaataaaaagaaaaaaaaaaaaagaaaattatcgtAATCTACAAATCAAATCGTCAGATACATTTCCCGAGACGCGGTAGACAGACAGCATCACGTGGCCACCTAACAGCTTTCCATATAGATTCCTGCCCGCGCGAGGAATCTGCCACCCTGAGCTAGACTCCTTCGCGGGAAAATCCAATATGAAATCCCTCCATCCCGAGCAGAGCGAAGGAAATCCAGTTTGGCAGATAATCCTCGCAGCAACAATTGTCCGTGTGCAACAAAGCGGAGTCAGACGTCCAACAAAGGCCTGCTGATGGATGCAATGGCTGCAGATTGACCGGCAGATCAGGCGCGGATGGGGGCCTTAATTGCAGTGGGAAAATCAGCTAGGCGGGGGCAGTGCGGGCGTCTCCAGTTGCCGCTCCTCCTTTGTCGTCGAGGTTTCCTGAGGAGCGGTGCGAAGCGGGATCTTTTGAAATTTCTTTTTGAAGTTTCTTTTGTGAGTTAGTTTTACGTGCGTGTATTTGTCGTGCCCGGCAGTGTGCAGCCatctttgattttcttttttttttttttttgtagtgctCCTTGACgaatattttcatgtatttttttttttttttgcttatttgctTTGATGTTTAAGTATAATATCTTTTAAGTAAAGCAAAATGATAGTGAAGTAAaagtggtggtcgtgatggtggtggcgatgcaGGGGCGGTGGGCAGATTCCAGGTGTCACGGCGGTGTTAATAAAGTGAAATGTAATTCTGAGCATTTGGCGAATGTTCACCTGAGCGAGGCGGGGCACAGGCAAGACCGAGGTGACGGCGAGCACCCGGGAGGCCGCGGTGTCCAGGCAGAGGAATGGCACACTACTAAACTCGAGCGATGCAGATGGAAGACTCCCAACACTCCAAAACAGGGGATATGTTTTTAATGGTTATttattgtattcatttattcatatatttatatacttttaGTGGATTTTAATCATTTAGTGTGAAAACTGCATGCATATCAGTATTGTAGTGCAGAAATTTACATACACTCCCTTTGAGATCTATAGAATCACATTACCAGTCACACCTCGATCAACTAACACCTGTACACGTGTATGTCTCTGTAAACGACTGAACTGAAGAGTGTTGAAGTCCTGACTACCACTGTGCATCTCATCCTGTaggtgaagggggagaggagaggctagggacggagggagagagggagggagggagaagtctCTAGCAACGCATAACTACCAttgaaaacctctctctctctctctctctctctctctctctctctctctctctctctctctctctctctctctctctctctctctctctctctctctctcaaccacgcCCTATCCCCAtccgtccctctcccttccctctttcacttccCACTATCTATCCTTCCAGCcctctcctgccttccctctctcctcccactcttccatcctcccatccctctcctgcctgccctttctcctcccactctcccatcctcccatcTCTGCTGGcttcactctttctcctcccactgTTCCATCCTCCCATCCCACTCCCTCCTGCCGggctctctctcccctcacgcaTCAGTCATCGGGCGAATCAAAAGGAGTTTCATTGTTTCATTATCCGAGTATCAACACCGCGTCGCCGCCCTGATACAAGCGCATCAGCCTTTCCGGACCCCTCCCTTGTATTTGATTTGCGGCtgctgatggagagagagagagagagagagagagagagagagagagagagagagagagagagagagagagagagagagagagaaaaaataaggaaatgttaCGTGGCAGAACGTaatgtttaagagagagagagagagagagagagagagagagagagagagagagagagagagagagagagagagagagagagagagagagagagagagagagtgtgtgtaattGGAGACTTGTggcggaagggaagagaagggtagGGTGGGGTTTGTGGTGCTGAGTATAcgtagaaagggaagaatggaagtgagggaagagaatggggagggagggtgggagaggtggtTGACGTGGCAGTGTTTTGGTAGggagcgttgttgttgttgttgtttttggtggtgatggtgttgtggtgacagtgatgttagtggtggtgtatCTTTCATGGTATTGGTTCTTCTCCGGGGGGGGGGGACGGTGAGAAGCCTTCCACTGTAGTGTTCTATCTCTTCCACAAGTAGTTAGTGTACAGTAGTATAATTAAACAAACGAGGAGTGAATTACAAGTCTGTCTGTTatctttaataaaaaaatactcattctatttttttttccatctcttgaTACCTAGACTTCCTTCACTGTGAGCTTTTGAAAGTGatgtaaccagagagagagagagagagagagagagagagagagagagagagagagagagagagagagagagagagagagaaa contains:
- the LOC135107711 gene encoding Fanconi anemia group J protein homolog isoform X2, yielding MEESHQVPKRPRQKMYHIGGVQVLLPVKPYPSQLAMMGQIITGLKHRQNCLLESPTGSGKSLALLCSTLAWQREQTE
- the LOC135107711 gene encoding Fanconi anemia group J protein homolog isoform X1, which gives rise to MEESHQVPKRPRQKMYHIGGVQVLLPVKPYPSQLAMMGQIITGLKHRQNCLLESPTGSGKSLALLCSTLAWQREQTVIHKRCW
- the LOC135107711 gene encoding Fanconi anemia group J protein homolog isoform X3; its protein translation is MEESHQVPKRPRQKMYHIGGVQVLLPVKPYPSQLAMMGQIITGLKHRQNCLLESPTGSGKSLALLCSTLAWQREQTV